Proteins encoded by one window of Carcharodon carcharias isolate sCarCar2 chromosome 30, sCarCar2.pri, whole genome shotgun sequence:
- the LOC121271370 gene encoding glutaryl-CoA dehydrogenase, mitochondrial-like produces MALRQAALSLLSPARRTVAVSSLRTQGTAKAFREKDEKFEERKISKPAKVQFDWRDPLNLESQLTEEEILIRDTFRAYCQSKLMPRILMANRNEVFHREIIQEMGELGVLGSTIKGYGCAGTTYVSYGLIAREVERVDSGYRSVMSVQSSLVMHPIAAYGTEAQKLKYLPKLAKGELLGCFGLTEPNHGSDPSSMETKARFNPSSNTYTLNGSKTWITNSPAADIFVVWAKCDDGKVRGFILEKGMKGLAAPKIEGKFSLRASLTGMILMEDVEVPAEDLLPGAVGLSGPFGCLNNARYGIAWGALGAAEFCLETARQYALDRIQFGVPIARNQLIQKKMADMMTEITLGLHACIQLGRLKEEDKAAPEMISMLKRNSCGKALDIARQARDILGGNGICDEYHIIRHVMNLESVNTYEGTHDIHALILGKAITGLQSFTVQK; encoded by the exons ATGGCCCTGAGGCAAGCGGCTCTGAGCCTCCTGAGCCCCGCCAGGCGCACGGTAGCCGTCAGCTCCTTGAGGACACAGGGGACGGCAAAAGCCTTCCGAG AGAAAGATGAAAAATTTGAAGAGCGGAAAATTTCAAAAC CGGCTAAGGTACAGTTTGATTGGCGTGATCCCTTGAACCTGGAGAGCCAGCTGACTGAGGAAGAAATTCTGATCAGAGACACTTTCCGCGCATATTGCCAATCAAAGCTGATGCCAAGGATTCTCATGGCAAACCGAAATGAAG TGTTTCATCGTGAGATCATACAGGAGATGGGAGAGTTGGGTGTATTGGGATCAACAATTAAAG GCTACGGCTGCGCTGGTACCACGTACGTATCTTATGGACTGATTGCGCGGGAAGTAGAGCGAGTGGACAGCGGCTACCGGTCAGTAATGAGCGTCCAGTCCTCGCTGGTGATGCATCCGATCGCTGCCTACGGTACGGAAGCACAGAAGCTAAAGTACCTCCCAAAACTAG CCAAAGGGGAACTGCTGGGCTGCTTCGGTCTAACAGAACCAAATCATGGAAGTGACCCTTCAAGTATGGAAACCAAGGCAAGATTCAACCCAAGCAGCAACACCTACACACTAAATGGATCAAAGACTTG GATTACGAACTCGCCAGCGGCCGATATCTTTGTGGTCTGGGCTAAGTGTGACGACGGGAAGGTGCGGGGTTTTATTCTGGAGAAGGGAATGAAGGGCCTGGCGGCCCCAAAAATCGAAGGGAAGTTCTCGCTGCGAGCCTCTTTGACGGGGATGATCCTGATGGAGGACGTGGAAGTGCCAGCAGAAGACCTCCTGCCCGGTGCAGTGGGCCTCTCA GGTCCTTTTGGATGTCTGAACAATGCTCGGTACGGAATTGCTTGGGGAGCCCtgggagcagcagagttttgtttGGAAACGGCCAGGCAGTATGCTTTGGACAG GATTCAGTTTGGGGTCCCCATCGCTAGAAACCAACTCATCCAGAAGAAAATGGCAGACATGATGACGGAGATCACATTGGGTCTTCATGCCTGCATCCAGCTGGGGCGATTAAAGGAGGAAGATAA ggctgcTCCTGAAATGATCTCTATGCTGAAGCGAAATTCTTGTGGCAAGGCTCTGGATATTGCCAGGCAAGCACGCGACATACTGGGTGGAAATGGGATTTGTGATGAATACCACATAATCCGGCACGTCATGAATCTGGAATCTGTAAACACTTATGAAG GTACCCATGATATCCATGCATTGATCCTTGGCAAAGCTATCACAGGACTGCAATCTTTCACCGTACAGAAATAG
- the LOC121271382 gene encoding synaptonemal complex central element protein 2-like: MADKVYDSEQKVGSVNESTPQTSGCRKNPYTEVDSSLVDEVTANSDFEDSTLDFSSKPPNCFAASDSSIDALCEQTKQLVNEINKSRIKDHKLMSNFKDTLILKVSEFSKKIEEGLFEIYSNENKLIEDTLQELLNILDKIRCLESEIKQTCSAVATVYKDMCTQPEV; encoded by the exons ATGGCTGACAAGGTTTATGACAGTGAGCAAAAGGTGGGAAGCGTTAATGAAAGCACACCACAAACTAGTGGCTGCAGGAAGAATCCTTACACAGAGGTGGATTCAAG TTTAGTTGATGAAGTAACGGCAAACTCAGATTTTGAGGATTCTACACTTGATTTCAGTAGCAAGCCCCCAAACTGTTTTGCGGCATCAGATTCCAGTATTGATGCACTATGTGAACAAACAAAACAGCTGGTAAACGAAATAAACAAAAGTAGGATAAAGGACCACAAGTTGATGAGCAACTTTAAGGACACTCTTATTCTGAAG GTTTCAGAATTTTCGAAGAAGATAGAAGAAGGGTTGTTTGAAATCTACAGCAATGAGAACAAATTGATTGAGGACACGTTGCAGGAGCTGTTGAACATCCTAGATAAGATCAGATGTTTAGAGTCCGAAATTAAACAGACCTGCAGTGCCGTGGCGACAGTCTACAAGGACATGTGTACCCAACCAGAAGTATAA